One genomic segment of Eikenella corrodens includes these proteins:
- a CDS encoding DNA translocase FtsK translates to MFLVFLLILLLAGIAVLLWWRAREEREWLLEFTYLNRHQNNKQSTDIEAENTPQQQPARPNVLPQRAQTQVKLHYQKVQDELQRKIELLAGGVKKKARRRNVSENQEELPIFSPTEEETAAAEAALLAETAVDATPEQVDNTDSSHTAETETNTAAEPEIHDLSAPDADLPVITEAEATRHRLPENIENEENQPEPSIISLSEATRMLHKNEAAEAKPLEPVVLNWPIKAPSPAAEPREEITSADPAVQYVREKIQAHLPPAAEPVPEEPAEERHTISPDDIRNNLLRQRLRARRQPQPAPQPTIAPQQPDLPVINEDEILANLAKTDAPANRQRSRFKRQTVRESVIPAAARVNHSQGAQVPTAMPLQQAQPLPISTRFTPFNHGTAPESPDAQPTEEESALPAEQPPIFFPQSTVEDSPPWSLAETVSDDTAETYSDTADQAGAQYHFRPDLSLTEQAPATEPAIEFDNGNEWQQALEQGAAEAQAQAAWTSPAPTAAPGIPPLPDLPTQPAPVSAVSAVSFADFGHYHVPMNELLLPPQYDNEATLSEEQLLDNSIKIEEKLAEFRVKVNVVDAYAGPVITRYEIEPDVGVRGNSVINLEKDLARSLGVAAIRVVETIPGKTCMGLELPNPKRQMIRLSEVFNSPVFAESKSKLTLALGQDITGQPVVTDLAKAPHLLVAGTTGSGKSVGVNAMILSLLFKATPDEVRMIMIDPKMLELSVYEGIPHLLAPVVTDMKLAANALTWCVNEMEKRYRLMSHVGVRNLAGYNQKIKDAAARGERLANPFSLTPDNPEPLINLPHIVVIVDEFADLMMTSGKKIEELIARLAQKARAAGIHLILATQRPSVDVITGLIKANIPTRIAFQVASKVDSRTIIDQMGAENLLGQGDMLFLPPGTGYPQRVHGAFVDDSEVQRVAEYLKGFGAPDYVEDILTSGVGSDDLFSNANSGIGGSNSGQDPLFDEAVAIVLRTQKATISSIQRHLRIGYNKAATLVDQMEAEGIVSPADNNGKRTILARPDHLDDGA, encoded by the coding sequence ATGTTTTTAGTTTTTCTGCTGATTCTGTTGTTGGCCGGCATCGCCGTGCTCTTGTGGTGGCGCGCACGCGAAGAGCGCGAATGGCTGCTGGAGTTTACCTATCTCAACCGGCACCAAAACAATAAGCAATCCACTGATATCGAAGCGGAAAATACACCGCAGCAACAACCTGCCCGCCCCAATGTGCTGCCGCAGCGCGCGCAAACCCAAGTGAAGCTGCACTATCAAAAAGTGCAGGACGAATTGCAGCGCAAAATCGAGTTGCTTGCCGGTGGCGTAAAGAAAAAAGCCCGCCGTCGCAACGTGAGCGAAAACCAAGAAGAGCTGCCGATTTTCAGTCCCACCGAAGAAGAAACAGCCGCCGCGGAAGCTGCCCTGCTGGCAGAAACTGCCGTTGATGCGACTCCTGAACAGGTTGACAACACTGATAGCTCTCATACAGCCGAAACCGAAACCAATACCGCCGCCGAGCCGGAAATCCACGATTTATCCGCTCCCGATGCCGATTTGCCGGTGATCACCGAAGCCGAAGCCACCCGCCACAGGCTACCTGAAAACATCGAAAACGAAGAAAACCAGCCTGAGCCGAGCATCATTTCCCTTTCCGAAGCCACCCGTATGCTGCATAAAAACGAAGCAGCCGAAGCCAAGCCACTGGAACCTGTGGTGCTGAACTGGCCGATTAAAGCCCCCTCCCCCGCCGCTGAACCGCGCGAAGAAATCACATCAGCCGATCCCGCCGTGCAGTATGTGCGCGAAAAAATTCAAGCCCACCTGCCGCCTGCAGCCGAGCCTGTGCCTGAAGAGCCTGCCGAAGAGCGGCACACCATCAGCCCCGACGACATCCGCAACAACCTCCTGCGCCAGCGCCTGCGTGCACGCCGGCAACCCCAGCCCGCGCCCCAACCAACCATTGCCCCACAGCAGCCCGATTTGCCGGTAATCAATGAAGACGAAATCTTGGCTAATCTGGCCAAAACCGATGCCCCGGCCAATCGCCAGCGCAGCCGCTTCAAACGCCAAACCGTGCGTGAGAGCGTGATTCCAGCCGCTGCGCGCGTGAACCACAGCCAGGGCGCACAAGTGCCGACGGCTATGCCGCTCCAGCAAGCCCAACCGCTGCCGATTTCCACCCGCTTTACCCCCTTCAATCATGGCACTGCGCCCGAAAGCCCCGACGCCCAGCCCACTGAGGAGGAGTCGGCGCTGCCCGCCGAACAGCCACCGATTTTTTTCCCGCAAAGCACCGTTGAAGACAGTCCGCCTTGGAGCTTGGCTGAAACTGTGAGCGACGATACCGCTGAAACGTATTCAGACACCGCCGACCAAGCCGGTGCCCAATATCACTTCCGTCCCGACCTCTCGCTCACCGAGCAAGCACCGGCTACCGAACCCGCCATCGAATTCGACAACGGCAACGAATGGCAGCAAGCCTTGGAGCAAGGCGCAGCCGAAGCCCAGGCGCAAGCTGCGTGGACAAGCCCCGCGCCCACTGCCGCGCCCGGCATCCCTCCCCTGCCCGACCTGCCGACGCAGCCCGCGCCAGTTTCGGCCGTTTCCGCCGTATCGTTTGCCGATTTCGGCCACTACCATGTGCCGATGAACGAGCTGCTCCTGCCGCCGCAATACGACAACGAAGCCACCCTCAGCGAAGAGCAGCTGCTGGACAACAGCATCAAAATCGAAGAAAAACTGGCCGAGTTCCGCGTGAAAGTAAACGTGGTGGATGCTTATGCCGGCCCGGTGATTACCCGCTATGAAATCGAGCCCGATGTAGGCGTGCGCGGCAACTCAGTGATTAACCTGGAAAAAGACCTTGCCCGCTCGCTCGGCGTGGCCGCCATCCGCGTGGTGGAAACCATTCCGGGCAAAACCTGCATGGGCTTGGAGCTGCCCAATCCCAAGCGGCAGATGATCCGCCTGAGCGAAGTGTTCAATTCGCCGGTGTTTGCCGAAAGCAAGTCCAAGCTCACCCTCGCGCTGGGCCAGGACATCACCGGCCAGCCGGTGGTAACCGACCTCGCCAAAGCCCCGCATCTTTTGGTGGCCGGTACTACCGGCTCGGGCAAATCCGTGGGCGTGAACGCCATGATTTTGTCGCTGCTGTTCAAGGCCACGCCCGACGAAGTGCGCATGATCATGATCGACCCGAAAATGCTCGAGCTCTCCGTGTATGAAGGCATCCCGCACCTGCTCGCGCCGGTGGTAACCGACATGAAACTTGCCGCCAACGCGCTCACCTGGTGCGTGAACGAGATGGAAAAACGCTACCGCCTGATGAGCCATGTCGGCGTGCGCAACCTCGCCGGTTACAACCAAAAAATCAAAGATGCCGCCGCCCGCGGCGAGCGGCTGGCCAACCCCTTCAGCCTCACCCCCGACAATCCCGAGCCGCTCATCAATCTGCCGCACATCGTGGTGATCGTGGACGAATTTGCCGATCTGATGATGACGTCTGGCAAAAAAATCGAAGAGCTGATTGCCCGCCTCGCCCAAAAAGCCCGCGCCGCAGGCATCCACCTCATTCTCGCCACCCAGCGCCCCAGCGTGGACGTGATTACCGGCCTGATTAAAGCCAACATCCCCACACGCATCGCCTTTCAGGTAGCCTCCAAAGTGGACAGCCGCACCATCATCGACCAAATGGGCGCGGAAAACCTGCTCGGCCAAGGCGATATGCTCTTCCTGCCGCCCGGCACCGGCTACCCGCAGCGCGTACACGGCGCCTTCGTGGACGACAGCGAAGTGCAGCGCGTGGCCGAATACCTCAAAGGCTTCGGCGCACCCGACTATGTGGAAGACATCCTCACCTCCGGCGTGGGTAGCGACGATTTGTTCAGCAATGCCAACAGCGGCATCGGCGGCAGCAACAGCGGCCAAGACCCCCTGTTTGACGAAGCAGTCGCCATCGTTTTGCGCACGCAAAAAGCCACCATATCCTCCATCCAGCGCCACCTGCGCATCGGCTACAACAAAGCCGCCACCCTGGTGGATCAAATGGAAGCCGAAGGCATCGTTTCCCCCGCCGACAACAACGGCAAACGTACCATCCTCGCCCGGCCGGATCATTTGGACGATGGTGCATAG